The Streptomyces sp. Je 1-332 genome has a window encoding:
- a CDS encoding family 10 glycosylhydrolase codes for MRRMSRRGFTIAAAAMVAGLTAAGDAAAVPGKAPSRRELRGMWLATVVNRDWPSKPGLPAAEQRAELIAHLDTAVRRRLNAVVFQVRPTADALWPSPYEPWAECLTGVQGKHPGWDPLGTAVAEAHSRGLELHAWFNPFRIANHTDPSRLVPTHPARLHPEWVVPYGGKLYYNPGLPEVRRFVQDAMLDAVRHYAIDAVHWDDYFYPYPVAGQVFDDDEAFALHGGGFPDRAAWRRDNIDRLVREMGTRIKKARKRVQFGVSPFGVWRNASTDPLGSDTRAGVQTYDDLYADTRGWVKKGWLDYICPQLYWNIGFAAADYGKLLPWWADVVEGTGVRLYVGEALYKAGDPAQAAPWQDPAELSRHLTYAKKFPQARGHVYFSAKEVGVDKIGAMARVVADHYRKPAEPPR; via the coding sequence ATGAGGCGTATGTCACGCCGAGGTTTCACGATTGCGGCAGCCGCGATGGTGGCGGGGCTCACAGCCGCGGGGGACGCGGCGGCGGTGCCCGGGAAGGCCCCCTCGCGCCGGGAACTGCGGGGCATGTGGCTGGCGACCGTCGTCAACCGCGACTGGCCCTCGAAGCCCGGACTGCCGGCGGCCGAGCAGCGCGCCGAACTGATCGCCCATCTCGACACGGCCGTACGGCGCCGGCTGAACGCCGTGGTCTTCCAAGTGCGGCCCACCGCCGACGCGTTGTGGCCGTCGCCGTACGAACCGTGGGCGGAGTGCCTCACCGGCGTGCAGGGCAAGCACCCCGGCTGGGACCCGCTGGGCACGGCCGTGGCCGAGGCGCACAGCAGGGGCCTCGAACTGCACGCCTGGTTCAACCCCTTCCGCATCGCCAACCACACGGACCCCTCGCGCCTCGTCCCGACGCACCCCGCGCGGCTGCACCCCGAGTGGGTCGTGCCCTACGGCGGGAAGCTCTACTACAACCCCGGTCTGCCCGAGGTGCGGCGCTTCGTCCAGGACGCGATGCTCGACGCCGTGCGCCACTACGCGATCGACGCGGTGCACTGGGACGACTACTTCTACCCGTACCCGGTCGCCGGGCAGGTCTTCGACGACGACGAGGCCTTCGCGCTCCACGGCGGCGGCTTCCCGGACCGTGCCGCCTGGCGGCGCGACAACATCGACCGCCTGGTGCGCGAGATGGGGACGCGGATCAAGAAGGCGCGTAAGCGCGTGCAGTTCGGGGTCAGTCCGTTCGGGGTCTGGCGCAACGCCTCGACCGATCCGCTCGGTTCGGACACCCGGGCGGGCGTGCAGACGTACGACGATCTGTACGCCGACACCCGCGGCTGGGTCAAGAAGGGCTGGCTCGACTACATCTGCCCGCAGCTCTACTGGAACATCGGCTTCGCCGCCGCGGACTACGGCAAGCTGCTGCCCTGGTGGGCCGACGTCGTCGAGGGCACGGGCGTGCGGCTGTATGTGGGGGAGGCCCTCTACAAGGCGGGCGACCCCGCGCAGGCCGCCCCCTGGCAGGACCCCGCCGAGCTGTCCCGCCACCTCACGTACGCCAAGAAGTTCCCGCAGGCGCGCGGCCATGTGTACTTCTCGGCGAAGGAAGTGGGCGTGGACAAGATCGGCGCGATGGCGCGGGTGGTCGCCGACCACTACCGAAAGCCGGCCGAGCCACCCCGCTGA
- a CDS encoding 3-hydroxybutyryl-CoA dehydrogenase, with the protein MPDIARVGVVGCGQMGAGIAEVCARSGLDVMVAETTGEALEIGRTRLYNSLSKAAERGKISEEERDETLARLSFTTDLGEFSDRDLVIEAVVENEAVKTEIFQVLDQVVTRQDAILASNTSSIPLVKLAVATSRPDAVIGIHFFNPAPVQQLVELIPALTTSEGTISRAQSMVEKVLGKHAIRAQDRSGFVVNALLIPYLLSAIRMFESGIASREDIDNGMEMGCAHPMGPLKLADLIGLDTVASVADSMYAEYKEPLYAAPPLLQRMVDAGRLGRKSGSGFYPYG; encoded by the coding sequence ATGCCCGACATCGCACGCGTCGGAGTAGTGGGCTGCGGCCAGATGGGCGCCGGGATCGCGGAGGTCTGCGCCCGCTCCGGACTGGACGTGATGGTCGCGGAGACCACCGGCGAGGCCCTGGAGATCGGCCGCACCCGGCTCTACAACTCCCTCTCCAAGGCCGCCGAGCGCGGCAAGATCTCGGAGGAGGAGCGGGACGAGACGCTCGCCCGCCTCAGCTTCACGACCGACCTCGGGGAGTTCTCCGACCGCGACCTCGTCATCGAGGCGGTCGTCGAGAACGAGGCGGTCAAGACCGAGATCTTCCAGGTACTCGACCAGGTGGTGACCCGGCAGGACGCGATCCTCGCCTCCAACACCTCCTCCATCCCGCTGGTGAAGCTGGCCGTCGCGACCTCGCGCCCCGACGCCGTCATCGGCATCCACTTCTTCAACCCGGCCCCGGTGCAGCAGCTCGTCGAGCTGATCCCCGCGCTCACCACGTCCGAGGGGACGATCAGCCGCGCGCAGTCCATGGTCGAGAAGGTGCTCGGCAAGCACGCGATCCGCGCCCAGGACCGCTCGGGCTTCGTGGTCAACGCGCTGCTCATCCCGTATCTGCTCTCCGCGATCCGGATGTTCGAGTCGGGCATCGCGAGCCGCGAGGACATCGACAACGGCATGGAGATGGGCTGCGCCCACCCGATGGGTCCGCTCAAGCTCGCCGACCTGATCGGCCTCGACACCGTCGCCTCGGTCGCGGACAGCATGTACGCCGAGTACAAGGAGCCGCTGTACGCCGCTCCCCCGCTGCTCCAGCGGATGGTGGACGCAGGCAGGCTCGGCCGCAAGTCCGGCTCGGGCTTCTACCCGTACGGCTGA
- a CDS encoding NUDIX hydrolase → MQWTKQSEQTVYGNRWFTVNLADVELPDGRHLDHFLIRLRPVAVATAVNESNEVLLLWRHRFITDSWGWELAAGVVEDGEDLAYAAAREMEEETGWRPGPLRHLMSVEPSNGLTDARHHIYWSDECTYIGHPEDDFESDRREWVPLKLVPDMVARGEVPAANMAAALLLLHHLRLGQDAH, encoded by the coding sequence GTGCAGTGGACGAAACAAAGCGAACAAACTGTGTATGGAAACAGGTGGTTCACGGTCAATCTGGCAGACGTGGAGCTGCCCGACGGCCGGCACCTCGACCACTTCCTGATACGGCTGCGGCCCGTCGCCGTGGCCACCGCGGTCAACGAGTCCAACGAGGTGCTGCTGCTCTGGCGGCACCGCTTCATCACGGACAGCTGGGGCTGGGAACTCGCGGCCGGCGTCGTCGAGGACGGCGAGGACCTCGCGTACGCGGCAGCCCGGGAAATGGAGGAAGAGACCGGCTGGCGGCCGGGCCCGTTACGACACCTGATGAGTGTCGAGCCGTCCAATGGGCTCACCGATGCGAGGCACCACATCTACTGGTCGGATGAGTGCACCTACATCGGTCATCCCGAGGACGACTTCGAGTCCGACCGCCGTGAATGGGTCCCACTCAAACTCGTCCCTGACATGGTGGCCCGCGGAGAAGTACCGGCCGCCAACATGGCGGCGGCCCTACTTCTCCTGCACCACCTGCGCCTGGGCCAGGACGCGCACTAA
- a CDS encoding transcriptional regulator, producing the protein MQPNTLLDAILDEAGISHAGLAAHVNQAGKRRGLALRYEHTAVSRWLKGQRPRGQVPDLICEVLAGRLQRTVTLDDIGLGVPGLPAVGHHTMASTLSGFVERATALWRSDEQQRPHLLGAPAVTGTPAVMPVWEWENPPEDVDVSRGGRHQVSTADIDMMRAARAHYEQMYRKAGGIATRTRIVGFLNAEAAPLLRGSYTDETGRQLHRSTGGLVAIAGICAYDSDAHGLAQRYFHQALRLAKASGDRGLGAYVIALLVNQSLFMREYRQAVAFAEAALRAAGRELTPALASDLYAMQAKSYAHLGDGSSALSCIRRAEGAADRIRRGREPDETGYVQPGLVNVQVAEALLSLGDLAGAYEHAAAAVDTPAHDRGRVHRLAMLSQIELRQGNTDEAVATAVEMAEQARGMESQRLRDRLRAVREHLVRSDCAGTAEAAELIDGALRVPL; encoded by the coding sequence ATGCAGCCCAATACCCTGCTCGACGCGATCCTCGACGAGGCGGGAATCTCCCACGCGGGCCTGGCTGCCCACGTCAATCAGGCGGGGAAGAGGCGCGGCCTCGCCCTGCGGTACGAACACACCGCCGTCTCCCGGTGGTTGAAGGGCCAGCGCCCACGCGGCCAGGTGCCCGACCTGATCTGCGAGGTACTCGCGGGGCGGCTCCAGCGCACCGTCACCCTCGACGACATCGGCCTCGGCGTGCCGGGCCTGCCGGCCGTCGGACACCACACCATGGCCTCGACGCTCTCCGGTTTCGTGGAGCGGGCCACGGCCCTGTGGCGCTCGGACGAACAGCAGCGCCCGCACCTCCTCGGCGCACCCGCGGTCACGGGAACACCCGCGGTGATGCCCGTATGGGAGTGGGAGAACCCGCCCGAGGACGTGGACGTGTCGCGCGGCGGCAGGCACCAGGTGAGCACGGCTGACATCGACATGATGCGCGCGGCCCGCGCCCACTACGAGCAGATGTACCGCAAGGCCGGCGGCATCGCGACCCGCACCCGCATCGTCGGCTTCCTCAACGCCGAGGCCGCGCCCCTGCTGCGCGGCAGCTACACGGACGAGACGGGGCGCCAACTGCACAGATCCACCGGCGGGTTGGTGGCCATCGCCGGTATCTGCGCCTATGACTCGGACGCGCACGGCCTGGCCCAGCGCTACTTCCACCAGGCCCTGCGCCTGGCAAAGGCCAGCGGCGACAGGGGACTTGGCGCCTACGTCATCGCGCTGCTCGTCAACCAGTCCCTGTTCATGCGCGAGTACCGCCAGGCGGTGGCCTTCGCGGAGGCCGCCCTGCGTGCCGCGGGGCGGGAACTGACCCCGGCACTCGCCTCCGATCTCTACGCCATGCAGGCCAAGTCGTACGCACACCTGGGCGACGGCAGCAGCGCCCTGTCCTGCATCCGGCGTGCCGAAGGCGCGGCGGACCGCATCCGGCGTGGGCGCGAGCCTGACGAGACGGGCTATGTCCAGCCCGGACTCGTCAACGTACAAGTGGCGGAGGCGCTGCTCAGCCTCGGCGACCTCGCGGGAGCGTACGAACATGCGGCGGCGGCGGTGGACACGCCGGCTCACGACCGGGGCCGGGTGCACCGGCTCGCCATGCTCAGCCAGATCGAACTGCGCCAGGGAAACACCGACGAGGCGGTGGCCACGGCGGTGGAAATGGCGGAGCAGGCACGGGGGATGGAGTCCCAACGGCTGCGCGACCGGCTGCGGGCCGTGCGGGAACACCTGGTACGCAGCGACTGCGCGGGCACGGCCGAGGCGGCCGAACTCATCGACGGGGCGCTGCGCGTACCGCTGTGA